In the Ochrobactrum sp. Marseille-Q0166 genome, one interval contains:
- a CDS encoding DUF2000 domain-containing protein: MQEDLRLAIIVNPEMPLGLISNTVGAISIGLGAKLPFIAARQLVDKTGVAIDISSDRPVPILQADGETIRAIALKAAGFEERRAVVAFPAFARSLHVYTEYEALFPEKELLNEVIDGVGIAGPTKWVRSLTGSLKLLR; the protein is encoded by the coding sequence ATGCAAGAAGATCTTCGCCTCGCCATTATTGTTAATCCAGAAATGCCGCTGGGGCTGATTTCCAATACGGTTGGCGCGATTTCGATTGGGCTGGGTGCAAAGTTGCCATTCATTGCCGCACGACAGCTGGTCGACAAGACAGGTGTTGCGATTGATATCAGCTCTGACCGTCCGGTGCCGATCCTGCAGGCTGACGGGGAAACTATTCGAGCAATTGCATTAAAAGCAGCAGGCTTTGAGGAACGTCGCGCAGTTGTGGCCTTCCCTGCCTTTGCGCGCTCGCTGCATGTTTACACCGAGTATGAAGCCCTTTTTCCTGAAAAGGAACTGTTGAATGAAGTAATTGACGGGGTGGGAATCGCTGGCCCAACGAAATGGGTGCGCTCGCTAACGGGCAGTTTGAAGCTGCTGCGATAA
- a CDS encoding Lrp/AsnC family transcriptional regulator → MNMLDPSDIRILEALQGDGRLTNQALAEQVGMSTSPSWRKVRKLEEDGVIQGYRATLDRRAIGLGVLAFVRIKIDSHNEAEAEQFAAELMSLDEVITCYSIAGDADFLLQVVSRDLDTYADFAMSTLRRLPRIKEMQTTFVLKETKSFKGFPLKYARSMKSGA, encoded by the coding sequence ATGAACATGCTTGATCCATCCGACATCAGGATTCTCGAAGCTTTGCAAGGTGACGGCCGGCTTACAAATCAGGCGCTTGCGGAGCAGGTTGGTATGTCCACTTCTCCAAGCTGGCGTAAAGTTCGCAAACTGGAAGAAGATGGCGTAATACAGGGCTACCGCGCTACGCTTGATCGCAGGGCAATCGGCCTTGGCGTTCTGGCCTTTGTCCGCATCAAGATCGATAGTCACAACGAAGCGGAAGCGGAACAGTTTGCAGCTGAACTGATGAGCCTTGATGAAGTCATCACCTGCTACAGCATTGCAGGGGACGCCGATTTTCTGCTGCAAGTCGTATCGCGTGATCTCGATACCTATGCCGATTTTGCCATGTCCACGCTGCGCCGCCTGCCCCGCATCAAGGAAATGCAGACAACTTTCGTGCTCAAAGAAACGAAAAGCTTCAAGGGCTTTCCGCTCAAATATGCACGTTCAATGAAGTCCGGAGCCTGA
- the glcF gene encoding glycolate oxidase subunit GlcF encodes MQTHFSPEQLLDPGVSEADKILRKCVHCGFCTATCPTYVTLGNELDSPRGRIYLIKDMLENGRPADEEVVRHVDRCLSCLSCMSTCPSGVNYMHLVDHARAHIEKTYKRPFMNRFLRGVLAQVLPYPGRFRMALKLAKLGRPFAPLMRKYDHLKPVAAMLELAPQNLPAKADPLKINVAKGEKRGRVAILNGCAQPVLNPGINAATLRLLNRFGIEVVAPKDEGCCGSLVHHMGREEQALDQARHNVDVWTREIEAGGLDAIIVTASGCGTTIKDYGYMLRLDPAYKDKAALVSSLAKDITEYLTTITLPQPDKPKMLTVAYHSACSMQHAQKILRQPKDLLSKAGFTVKEPLEGHLCCGSAGTYNIMQPEIATKLRDRKVRNIEATGADLIATGNIGCMTQIATGSKLPIVHTIELLDWAYGGPKPVVLSGSGLH; translated from the coding sequence ATGCAGACCCATTTCAGCCCCGAACAATTGCTCGATCCGGGTGTGAGCGAAGCGGATAAAATCCTGCGTAAATGCGTGCATTGCGGTTTCTGCACAGCGACATGCCCGACCTATGTGACGCTTGGCAATGAACTCGATAGCCCGCGCGGACGTATTTATCTTATCAAGGATATGCTCGAAAACGGACGTCCGGCGGATGAAGAAGTCGTGCGCCACGTTGATCGGTGCCTATCGTGCCTTTCCTGCATGAGCACCTGTCCGTCGGGCGTCAATTATATGCATCTGGTCGATCATGCGCGTGCGCATATCGAAAAGACCTATAAGCGGCCATTCATGAACCGCTTTCTGCGCGGGGTGCTGGCGCAGGTTCTGCCCTATCCGGGCCGGTTTCGGATGGCACTCAAGCTCGCCAAACTCGGGCGACCCTTTGCGCCACTGATGCGAAAATACGATCATTTAAAGCCCGTTGCAGCCATGCTGGAACTCGCCCCGCAAAACCTTCCCGCCAAAGCTGATCCTCTAAAAATCAATGTAGCCAAGGGTGAAAAGCGCGGACGTGTTGCGATCCTGAATGGCTGTGCGCAACCCGTGCTCAATCCCGGCATCAATGCAGCGACACTGAGATTGCTCAATCGGTTTGGCATTGAAGTGGTGGCGCCGAAGGATGAAGGCTGCTGTGGTTCACTGGTTCACCATATGGGACGCGAGGAGCAGGCGCTCGATCAGGCACGGCACAATGTTGACGTCTGGACGCGGGAGATTGAAGCGGGTGGCCTTGATGCGATTATCGTGACAGCTTCCGGCTGTGGAACGACGATCAAGGATTATGGTTATATGCTGCGGCTCGACCCGGCCTATAAGGATAAAGCAGCACTTGTTTCATCGCTCGCCAAGGATATTACCGAATATCTGACGACCATCACACTGCCGCAACCCGACAAGCCGAAGATGCTTACTGTTGCCTATCATTCGGCCTGCTCCATGCAACACGCCCAGAAGATTTTGCGTCAACCCAAAGACCTGCTTTCCAAAGCCGGGTTCACTGTGAAAGAGCCATTGGAAGGGCATCTTTGCTGCGGTTCGGCGGGTACCTACAATATCATGCAGCCTGAAATCGCGACAAAACTTCGAGATCGCAAGGTCAGAAATATTGAGGCGACTGGTGCCGATCTGATTGCGACGGGCAATATTGGTTGCATGACGCAGATCGCAACAGGCAGCAAACTGCCAATAGTGCACACAATTGAGTTGCTGGACTGGGCTTATGGCGGGCCAAAGCCCGTTGTGCTTTCAGGCTCCGGACTTCATTGA
- the glcE gene encoding glycolate oxidase subunit GlcE, whose translation MTDVNTLKPRDEAGVVEAVQWALSTSTPLEIIGNGSKRGIGRPVQAGHVLDVSQLSGITLYEPDELVLSAKAGTSLAEIEKLLAASNQCFHFEPMDYGPLLGGKAGQGTIGGVLAANLSGPRRLKAGAARDHILGVRVVSGRGELFKSGGRVVKNVTGYDLSKGMANSWGTLGVATEVTFKVLPKPETSVTLAVRGLDDEQAARVMAMAMGSREEVASSAHLPPTVANRFLDGKLGWEAATILRLEGFAPSVAHRSRQLQTLLGRAGIIDVIDEPQSTQLWTEVRDVLPYALAGDTRVVWRVSMAPMQGWRMIDELRRHAGVDAYYDWQGGLIWMRMEAEPEAGILRKLIAKYGGGHATLIRAPEFVRANTHVFEPQPAALAALSQRLKHQFDPENILNPGRMYPEQAGV comes from the coding sequence ATGACTGATGTAAATACTCTAAAACCACGCGATGAAGCGGGTGTCGTTGAAGCGGTCCAGTGGGCTCTTAGCACATCCACACCGCTGGAGATTATCGGCAATGGCTCAAAGCGTGGGATAGGTCGCCCTGTTCAGGCAGGGCATGTGCTGGATGTGTCGCAGCTTTCAGGCATAACGCTCTATGAGCCGGATGAGCTGGTTCTTTCAGCAAAGGCTGGCACATCTCTCGCCGAGATCGAAAAACTGCTGGCGGCAAGCAATCAGTGCTTTCATTTTGAACCAATGGATTATGGTCCGCTGCTCGGTGGCAAAGCAGGGCAGGGGACAATAGGCGGTGTGTTGGCTGCCAATCTTTCGGGGCCGCGTCGGTTAAAGGCGGGCGCTGCGCGCGATCATATCCTGGGCGTTCGCGTGGTTTCAGGCCGCGGTGAATTGTTCAAATCTGGTGGGCGTGTCGTCAAAAATGTCACTGGCTACGATCTTTCCAAGGGCATGGCCAATTCCTGGGGTACGCTGGGCGTTGCAACGGAAGTTACGTTTAAGGTTCTGCCGAAGCCCGAGACTTCTGTGACGCTTGCTGTTCGTGGGCTGGACGACGAACAGGCTGCTCGCGTTATGGCTATGGCGATGGGATCGCGCGAGGAAGTGGCATCGAGTGCCCATTTGCCGCCCACCGTCGCCAATCGCTTTCTCGACGGAAAGCTCGGCTGGGAAGCCGCAACCATTTTAAGACTGGAAGGTTTTGCGCCGTCTGTCGCGCATCGGAGCAGGCAATTACAGACTCTACTTGGCCGGGCAGGGATAATAGACGTGATTGATGAGCCGCAATCGACACAGCTCTGGACAGAAGTTCGCGATGTGCTGCCCTATGCGTTGGCTGGCGATACGCGCGTGGTCTGGCGTGTTTCAATGGCACCGATGCAGGGCTGGCGTATGATTGACGAGTTGCGCCGTCATGCAGGCGTCGATGCCTATTATGATTGGCAAGGTGGTTTGATCTGGATGCGGATGGAAGCAGAGCCGGAAGCCGGGATACTGCGCAAGCTGATCGCCAAATATGGTGGCGGCCATGCAACGCTAATACGCGCACCGGAATTTGTGCGGGCCAACACGCACGTATTTGAGCCGCAACCGGCAGCGCTTGCAGCACTTTCACAGAGGCTGAAACATCAGTTTGATCCGGAAAACATTCTCAATCCGGGACGTATGTATCCTGAGCAGGCGGGAGTGTGA
- a CDS encoding FAD-linked oxidase C-terminal domain-containing protein gives MSGLVMPEPDAAVLQRRAGIVADLRNIVPGEGIVDTVNAMRVFESDGLTAHRSLPLVVVLPETVEQVSKVLRYCHDNGIRVVPRGAGTSLSGGSMPLADAVLLGMSRFNRILEIDYPNRVAVVQPGVTNLGITKAVEHEGFYYAPDPSSQIACSIGGNVAENAGGVHCLKYGLTANNVLGIEMVLITGEVLRLGGKHLDSEGYDLLGLMTGSEGLLGVVTEITVRILQKPETARAVMVGFPSSEQAGQCVADIIGAGIIPGGMEMMDRPAIRAAEDFVRVGYPLDVEALLIVELDGPPIEVDHLIGAVESIALKNGSTTCILSQSEEQRLAFWAGRKAAFPAVGRISPDYLCMDGTIPRKELPRVLSGMRELSEKYGLRVANVFHAGDGNLHPLILYDANIPGELEAAENFGADILRLCVKVGGVLTGEHGVGIEKRDLMPEMFNEIDLDQQMRVKCAFDAKHLLNPGKVFPQLRRCAELGRMHVHRGELAFPDLPRF, from the coding sequence ATGAGCGGATTGGTCATGCCGGAGCCGGATGCGGCCGTATTGCAACGACGTGCTGGCATCGTTGCAGACTTGCGCAATATCGTACCGGGTGAGGGGATTGTCGATACTGTTAATGCAATGCGCGTGTTTGAAAGCGATGGGCTAACGGCGCATCGTTCTCTGCCGCTGGTCGTTGTCCTTCCAGAAACGGTCGAGCAAGTCTCAAAAGTTTTGCGCTATTGTCACGATAATGGCATTCGCGTGGTGCCGCGCGGTGCTGGCACGTCGCTATCCGGTGGTTCTATGCCGCTGGCCGATGCAGTCCTCCTTGGCATGTCGCGTTTCAATCGCATTCTCGAAATCGATTATCCTAATCGCGTGGCAGTCGTGCAGCCGGGTGTGACCAATCTTGGCATCACAAAAGCTGTCGAGCATGAGGGGTTTTACTATGCGCCCGATCCATCCTCGCAGATTGCCTGCTCAATCGGCGGTAATGTTGCGGAGAATGCAGGTGGCGTGCATTGTCTGAAATATGGTCTCACCGCCAACAATGTGCTTGGCATCGAAATGGTGCTGATAACTGGCGAAGTCTTGCGCCTTGGCGGCAAGCATCTCGATAGCGAAGGCTATGATCTTTTAGGGCTGATGACCGGCTCGGAAGGTCTGCTTGGCGTGGTGACGGAAATCACCGTTCGTATCCTGCAGAAGCCTGAAACCGCGCGTGCAGTCATGGTTGGCTTTCCGTCGAGTGAGCAGGCGGGGCAATGCGTGGCGGATATTATCGGCGCGGGGATCATTCCGGGTGGTATGGAAATGATGGACCGGCCTGCCATTCGCGCCGCTGAAGATTTTGTTCGTGTCGGCTATCCGCTTGATGTCGAGGCGCTGCTGATCGTCGAACTCGATGGACCGCCGATCGAAGTTGACCATTTGATAGGAGCGGTCGAGAGCATTGCGCTCAAAAATGGCTCAACCACCTGTATCCTGTCGCAATCGGAAGAACAGCGACTGGCTTTCTGGGCGGGCCGTAAAGCGGCTTTCCCGGCAGTGGGGCGCATTTCGCCGGATTATCTCTGCATGGATGGCACAATTCCACGCAAAGAACTGCCGCGTGTTTTGTCTGGGATGCGCGAGCTGTCCGAAAAATACGGACTTCGGGTCGCCAATGTGTTTCATGCGGGTGATGGCAATCTGCATCCGCTCATTCTCTATGATGCAAATATTCCCGGAGAGCTGGAGGCTGCGGAAAATTTCGGGGCCGATATCTTACGTCTTTGCGTGAAGGTTGGCGGCGTGCTGACGGGTGAGCATGGCGTGGGTATCGAAAAGCGCGATCTCATGCCGGAAATGTTCAACGAAATCGATCTCGACCAGCAGATGCGTGTCAAATGTGCATTTGACGCCAAGCACCTGCTCAACCCCGGCAAGGTCTTTCCGCAACTGCGTCGCTGCGCCGAGCTGGGCCGTATGCATGTGCATCGCGGCGAGCTGGCCTTTCCCGACCTTCCGCGTTTCTGA
- a CDS encoding LysR family transcriptional regulator encodes MMSSLADMEIFARVVATGSMSAAARDLGLSPAVVSKRLGRLEERLGTRLLQRTTRQIALTEAGQGYHERVLAILSNIEEAEAFVARRSADARGTLKISAPTTFGRMHIAPYLVPFMRANSDLTVNMQLSDEMVDIVGDGYDLAIRIGELSDSTLVARRLAPVRRILAASPHYIAERGTPQTIEDLADHICLAPHNNDPWRLEGPKGPITIRPVGPLQTNSSEVVREAVLAGLGIAQRSTWDIGPELAEGRLVQVLPEYAASRNVAIHAVYPSKQFLPAKVRLFIDYLADLYGPVPYWESSSTPHDISK; translated from the coding sequence ATGATGAGCAGTCTGGCCGATATGGAGATTTTTGCACGCGTTGTCGCAACCGGCAGCATGTCTGCAGCAGCGCGCGATCTTGGCCTGTCACCCGCCGTGGTTTCCAAGCGGCTCGGGCGTCTTGAAGAGCGGCTTGGCACGCGACTGCTTCAGCGCACAACGCGCCAGATTGCTTTAACGGAAGCCGGACAAGGCTACCATGAGCGCGTGCTGGCTATTTTGTCGAACATTGAAGAGGCGGAAGCCTTCGTGGCCCGGCGTTCGGCAGATGCACGCGGGACTTTGAAAATCTCCGCCCCCACCACTTTCGGACGCATGCACATCGCGCCTTATCTGGTGCCATTCATGCGCGCCAATTCCGACCTGACTGTCAATATGCAGCTCTCGGACGAGATGGTCGATATTGTTGGTGACGGCTATGATCTTGCCATTCGCATTGGCGAACTGTCCGACTCTACACTTGTGGCCCGCCGTCTCGCACCTGTGCGCAGAATTCTCGCGGCATCCCCGCATTATATTGCAGAACGCGGAACACCGCAGACGATCGAGGATCTTGCCGATCATATCTGCCTTGCACCGCACAACAACGATCCATGGCGGCTTGAAGGCCCTAAAGGACCAATAACAATCCGTCCCGTCGGTCCGCTTCAGACCAATTCAAGCGAAGTGGTGCGCGAGGCGGTGCTGGCTGGTCTTGGAATTGCGCAGCGCTCGACGTGGGACATTGGACCGGAACTGGCAGAAGGCAGGCTGGTGCAGGTTCTACCGGAATATGCCGCATCGCGAAATGTCGCCATTCACGCGGTTTACCCCTCCAAGCAGTTCCTGCCTGCCAAAGTGCGTCTCTTCATAGACTATCTCGCAGATCTTTATGGACCGGTACCCTATTGGGAAAGTAGCAGTACTCCGCACGATATATCTAAATAA
- a CDS encoding FCD domain-containing protein, whose translation MAETVFSRIHASRTADDVVHQIESLILEGVLRGGDRLPGERELARQLDISRPILRDALKRLENAGLLTSRHGGGTFVADVIGQVFSAPVVKLFAEHRKATTDYLEYRREIESVAAEYAALRATSADKALLAEIMTAMEDANSACDLVKGAQLDVEFHNAIGEAAHNIVLLHTLRSCYQLLKDGVFYNRSLIYSYPGVADMLLSQHRSIYDAVIAGNPQAAREAVQKHIRFVEQATNDRELNDERERVSQLRYRQRAGKDAKESYEL comes from the coding sequence ATGGCCGAGACAGTTTTTTCCCGCATTCATGCAAGCCGCACTGCGGATGATGTTGTGCATCAGATCGAGAGTCTGATTCTCGAAGGTGTTCTGCGTGGCGGCGACCGTCTCCCGGGCGAGCGCGAGCTCGCACGACAGCTCGATATCTCCCGCCCTATTCTGCGCGATGCGCTCAAGCGGCTCGAAAATGCTGGTCTTCTCACCTCCCGCCACGGCGGCGGAACCTTTGTTGCCGATGTTATTGGTCAGGTATTCAGCGCCCCTGTTGTGAAGCTTTTTGCAGAGCATCGAAAGGCAACGACCGACTATCTCGAATATCGCCGTGAAATTGAAAGCGTGGCCGCCGAATATGCGGCTCTTCGCGCCACATCAGCCGATAAAGCTCTTTTGGCGGAAATCATGACCGCAATGGAAGACGCCAATAGCGCCTGTGATCTGGTTAAGGGAGCCCAACTCGATGTCGAGTTTCACAATGCAATTGGTGAAGCTGCCCACAATATCGTGTTGCTGCACACTTTGCGTTCCTGTTATCAGCTGCTGAAGGATGGCGTTTTCTACAATCGTAGCCTTATTTACAGCTATCCCGGTGTTGCTGACATGCTGCTTTCACAGCATCGTTCCATTTACGACGCCGTTATTGCTGGTAACCCGCAAGCAGCACGTGAAGCCGTGCAGAAGCATATCCGCTTTGTCGAACAGGCAACCAACGACCGTGAGCTTAACGATGAGCGCGAGCGCGTATCGCAATTGCGCTACCGCCAGCGAGCAGGAAAAGACGCGAAAGAAAGCTACGAGTTATGA
- a CDS encoding metallophosphoesterase gives MKTATFKEAKGPDGIRLYAMGDVHGRLDLLQDMHGLIHADIDRNPTHDWRIIHLGDYIDRGPDSKAVLDFLIHASAHDPRIISLIGNHDDGFVRYLTTGDTNGIFALHGGSDTARSYGVEVDYTDGASAAAGYKQLVDKVPQAHIDYIRSMPSSVTFGDFFFCHAGVNPAVSLDEQDRDDLMWIRTLFLKWTDPLEKVIIHGHTPQGAIDVQTNRVNLDTYAWKSGKLSAIVIDGLEKRFLEATGPAANPVI, from the coding sequence ATGAAGACTGCGACGTTTAAAGAAGCGAAAGGACCGGACGGCATCCGGCTCTATGCTATGGGTGATGTGCATGGCCGCCTTGATCTCTTGCAGGACATGCATGGTCTCATCCATGCAGATATTGATCGAAATCCAACGCATGACTGGCGCATCATTCACCTTGGTGATTACATCGACAGAGGCCCGGATTCTAAAGCTGTGCTGGATTTTTTGATCCATGCGTCGGCACATGATCCGCGCATTATCTCGCTCATCGGCAATCATGACGACGGCTTTGTGCGCTATCTGACGACCGGGGATACGAACGGCATTTTTGCACTTCATGGCGGCAGCGATACCGCCCGGTCATATGGAGTGGAGGTCGATTACACTGATGGAGCATCAGCGGCAGCAGGATACAAACAGCTCGTCGACAAAGTTCCGCAAGCGCATATCGACTATATACGCTCGATGCCGTCTTCAGTGACCTTTGGAGATTTCTTCTTCTGCCATGCAGGTGTAAACCCGGCAGTTTCTCTCGACGAGCAAGATCGGGACGATCTTATGTGGATCAGGACACTGTTTTTAAAATGGACCGATCCGCTGGAGAAGGTCATCATCCACGGACATACGCCGCAGGGTGCTATCGATGTTCAAACCAACAGGGTTAACCTCGATACTTATGCCTGGAAAAGCGGAAAACTGTCAGCCATCGTGATCGATGGTCTGGAAAAGCGTTTTCTGGAAGCGACTGGTCCAGCCGCTAATCCTGTTATTTAA
- a CDS encoding type 1 glutamine amidotransferase, protein MSVLVVQNYPDSGLGQIEPILLEAGHTIDVRHAYNGDTLPTDDSEHEALIVLGGEQNALADGDYPYFPGLLNLIRAFGDQDKAVLGICLGSQLVARAYGGENILDRPMEFGWHEVRLTEQGESDPVLSAAGSAFPIFHWHRDTFSLPEGAIHMAISDMTVHQAYRIGRAVYGTQFHFEADTKLVVNWSETLSDTIARYDSNWAAELPVNLRQSGIAADKAGAALARAWVDLI, encoded by the coding sequence ATGAGTGTGTTGGTCGTTCAGAATTATCCCGATTCAGGTCTGGGGCAGATTGAGCCGATCCTGCTTGAAGCTGGGCATACAATCGATGTGAGGCATGCCTATAATGGCGATACACTTCCCACGGATGACAGTGAGCATGAGGCCCTGATCGTATTGGGTGGCGAGCAGAACGCACTTGCCGATGGCGACTACCCCTATTTCCCAGGTTTGCTCAATCTTATTCGGGCCTTTGGCGATCAAGACAAGGCTGTGCTTGGTATATGTCTTGGCAGTCAGCTCGTCGCACGCGCCTATGGTGGTGAGAATATTCTCGACCGTCCGATGGAATTTGGCTGGCACGAAGTGCGGTTAACGGAGCAGGGAGAGAGCGATCCTGTCCTGTCTGCGGCAGGTTCAGCTTTCCCAATTTTTCACTGGCACCGGGATACATTCTCCTTGCCGGAGGGTGCCATTCATATGGCAATCAGCGACATGACTGTTCATCAGGCCTACCGCATCGGGCGTGCCGTTTACGGAACGCAGTTTCATTTTGAAGCGGATACCAAGCTGGTCGTCAATTGGAGTGAAACGCTCAGTGATACGATTGCCAGGTATGATTCCAATTGGGCGGCAGAACTCCCTGTTAATCTCCGGCAATCGGGGATTGCCGCAGACAAGGCCGGGGCTGCGCTTGCGCGTGCCTGGGTTGATCTCATCTAA
- a CDS encoding HlyD family secretion protein, translated as MKKLFAHSGRVFLTLVMVTMAGLLGWHLWDYYMNAPWTRDGKIRADVVRLAPDVSGLVSEVLVRDNQNIKQGDVIFRIDQARYKLALQQAEAKLASSKAALDMANRDLTRYRKLNDNTITQQKMEQIETTTMQAEATYRQAELDRDLASLNLERSSVKAPVNGVITNFSLQPGDYVTAGSPVTALVDTDSFYVSGYFEENKLERINIGDPVVIDVMGSKLKLKGQVEGIAGGIEDRERSDSTNLLANVSPTFNWVRLAQRVPVRVKLEDVPQGVHLVAGRTVSVSVIN; from the coding sequence ATGAAGAAACTTTTTGCACATTCTGGCCGGGTCTTCCTAACCCTCGTCATGGTCACAATGGCAGGGCTTCTCGGCTGGCATCTCTGGGATTATTACATGAACGCGCCGTGGACACGCGACGGCAAAATCCGCGCCGACGTTGTGCGTCTTGCTCCAGACGTTTCGGGTTTGGTGAGCGAGGTTCTGGTGCGCGACAATCAGAACATCAAACAGGGGGATGTGATTTTTCGCATCGATCAGGCGCGCTACAAGCTTGCTTTGCAACAGGCAGAAGCAAAGCTTGCCAGCAGCAAGGCTGCTCTTGATATGGCCAATCGCGATCTTACCCGCTATCGCAAGCTGAATGATAACACCATCACGCAGCAGAAGATGGAGCAGATCGAAACCACGACAATGCAAGCGGAGGCCACCTATCGTCAGGCTGAACTCGACCGTGATCTCGCATCGCTCAATCTGGAACGTTCCTCTGTCAAAGCGCCCGTAAATGGTGTCATCACCAATTTCTCGCTCCAGCCCGGCGATTATGTGACAGCAGGTTCCCCGGTAACGGCGCTGGTTGATACAGACTCGTTCTATGTCTCGGGCTATTTTGAGGAAAACAAGCTCGAGCGTATCAACATCGGCGATCCGGTTGTGATTGACGTGATGGGCAGCAAGCTAAAGCTTAAGGGACAGGTTGAGGGTATCGCTGGCGGTATTGAAGATCGCGAACGCAGCGATTCAACGAACCTTTTGGCGAATGTTTCGCCGACATTTAACTGGGTGCGTCTGGCGCAGCGCGTTCCGGTACGTGTGAAGCTTGAAGATGTGCCTCAGGGGGTGCATCTGGTGGCAGGCCGCACCGTCAGCGTGTCAGTCATCAATTGA
- a CDS encoding DUF1656 domain-containing protein has protein sequence MRPEFDIYGIYLPSLAVLALGAYFANSLMQRLLARARFYRFVWHRPLFDAAMYFCILGASAVILNGIPL, from the coding sequence ATGAGACCGGAATTCGACATCTATGGAATCTATCTGCCGAGCCTCGCAGTTCTGGCACTGGGCGCTTATTTCGCAAATTCGCTGATGCAGAGATTGCTCGCACGCGCCCGGTTTTATCGTTTTGTGTGGCACAGGCCTCTTTTTGACGCTGCCATGTACTTCTGCATTCTCGGCGCAAGCGCCGTCATCTTAAATGGAATACCACTATGA